The Candidatus Omnitrophota bacterium genome has a window encoding:
- a CDS encoding phosphoribosylaminoimidazolesuccinocarboxamide synthase, with protein sequence MISDLKVFRQGKVRDVYDLGDKLLMVATDRISCFDVILPTPIPDKGKVLTELSLFWFSLLKGTVANHLITTDVVDLPDSAVNDKNYLAGRFMIVKKCKVVPFECVVRGYLSGSGWKEYKKSQSVCGIELPSGLKESEKLPEPIFTPATKAEVGHDENVSFDYMKDKIDPDLAAKIKEISIIIYNKAADYALSKGIIIADTKFEFGLDGDNLILIDEVLTPDSSRFWPKAEYGPGRSQASFDKQFVRDYLETLDWDKTPPGPDLPEEIVKKTQAKYQEALHLLTS encoded by the coding sequence ATGATTAGTGATTTAAAAGTATTTCGACAGGGAAAAGTTCGTGATGTCTATGACTTAGGTGATAAGCTCTTGATGGTAGCCACTGACCGGATTTCCTGTTTTGATGTTATCTTACCGACTCCTATTCCTGACAAAGGAAAAGTTTTAACCGAACTATCACTTTTCTGGTTCTCACTCTTAAAAGGCACAGTAGCCAACCATTTAATTACTACTGATGTAGTTGATTTACCTGATAGTGCTGTGAATGATAAAAATTATCTTGCTGGTAGATTTATGATTGTTAAAAAATGCAAGGTTGTTCCTTTTGAATGTGTAGTAAGGGGATATCTTTCCGGTTCTGGTTGGAAGGAGTATAAAAAGTCTCAGAGCGTTTGTGGAATAGAACTACCTTCTGGGTTAAAAGAGTCAGAAAAGTTACCTGAGCCGATATTCACTCCGGCTACAAAAGCTGAAGTTGGACATGATGAGAATGTTAGCTTTGACTACATGAAAGATAAAATCGACCCGGATTTAGCCGCTAAAATTAAGGAAATAAGTATAATTATATATAATAAAGCAGCCGATTATGCTTTAAGTAAAGGAATCATCATTGCTGATACTAAGTTTGAGTTTGGCTTAGACGGAGATAATTTAATTTTAATCGATGAGGTTTTAACTCCTGATTCCTCGCGTTTTTGGCCTAAAGCTGAATATGGGCCAGGGCGTTCGCAGGCCTCATTCGATAAGCAGTTTGTTCGTGATTACTTAGAGACTTTGGATTGGGATAAAACTCCGCCTGGTCCTGATTTGCCTGAAGAAATCGTTAAGAAAACTCAAGCTAAATATCAAGAAGCCTTACATTTATTAACTAGTTAA
- a CDS encoding AAA family ATPase — MYLKELEIFGFKSFPQKTSLKFESGITVVVGPNGCGKSNVFDSIKWSLGEQSPKSLRGTKMEDIIFNGTEHHPPLNYAEVNLVFCNEDKYLPIDFREVSVGRRLYRSGESQYFINKNVVRLKDVQELFMGTGIGESTYSFVEQGKIEIFLSYKPEDKRLIFDEASGIVKYKERKRETMRRLKEAEDNMLRLDDILSELKRQIRYLERQVEKAKKYKEVQHELVEVEKKIASLQVKDLEEKINKVLDGLNDSKAKESDKDEQLKEVNQKWEELHTELKSLRGELDQASAAVASLQAQTESATSNIAVNKQRIEELTQRNKNLELAKINLNQRFDLQKERNRTEKERLAGIDGIITQTDQVIENYRQEKESLLDKVSLVKNKSKDYKETILESENKKAHLHNVLIEIQTTLLTLANRKKRLLLDKAKLETMLNENRQRLNESQQAYSEAGSRLEGLQNKKNNLIARKKQMLSLIDDTKNSIFDKEKELLELNASYEFLKDLKVKYENFSVKKKITVIFDEEPKDINKLVASIGDVTFVKEAGGYRAEIEAKVISFEEKQLQDRITAVRVEIDERNSRLGSFEQDKKRLSEDLSNEVIELEEEKRKFQDADQRKNTCQRELDRLEEEAELLTQETKTTFDEISDSERKQAAISQEADVAEEVLAAVNQELVEAQNTISQALERVNEIDVETARSHAQKQSLVKEKETLESNITLFQSEIGDIQSNLNQVDQEKSQSLERVNFFGNEIVGLELKITESTTAISQQRQVKDSLEKKELGLLLEVDKAKAGLQIFEKERQELRTATYNKKLEIQSLEYEKQKVADYIKQVYNIEFNSSEIELPQNSLEDLGFSKEKFQKRIKSLGEVNLVAIEEFEELKKREEFLETQKNDLITSKDNLKKAIQKINRTSKELFLDTFNKIQVEFKQHFKFLFNGGRANLTLVDPENVLESGVEIEVQPPGKKLQNVSLLSGGEKALTAISLIFAIFKVRPSPLCVLDEIDAPLDEANVDRFNHLLKKFSSFSQFILITHNKKSMSNADVLYGVTMQEKGISKLVSVKFAEDAEKAPASR, encoded by the coding sequence ATGTATCTTAAAGAGCTCGAAATCTTCGGTTTTAAATCCTTCCCGCAAAAAACTAGTCTCAAATTTGAATCCGGCATAACAGTAGTTGTAGGGCCAAACGGTTGTGGAAAAAGTAATGTTTTTGATTCAATCAAATGGTCGCTAGGTGAGCAGAGTCCCAAATCTTTACGAGGAACAAAGATGGAGGACATTATTTTTAATGGCACAGAGCATCACCCGCCCTTAAACTATGCTGAAGTAAATCTTGTCTTTTGCAATGAGGATAAGTATCTGCCGATAGACTTCAGAGAAGTTTCAGTAGGCCGCAGACTTTATCGATCCGGAGAGAGTCAATACTTTATCAATAAAAACGTAGTTAGGCTCAAAGATGTTCAGGAGCTTTTTATGGGTACTGGTATTGGCGAATCTACCTATTCTTTTGTTGAGCAGGGTAAAATTGAGATATTTTTAAGCTATAAGCCTGAAGATAAACGTCTTATTTTTGATGAAGCCAGTGGTATTGTAAAGTATAAAGAGCGGAAACGGGAAACCATGCGCCGACTTAAGGAAGCTGAGGATAATATGTTGCGCCTGGATGATATTCTTTCTGAGCTTAAGCGTCAGATTCGGTACCTAGAACGTCAAGTCGAGAAGGCAAAGAAGTATAAGGAAGTCCAGCATGAGTTAGTAGAGGTTGAGAAAAAAATTGCTAGCTTGCAAGTCAAAGATTTAGAGGAAAAAATAAATAAGGTTCTTGATGGTTTGAATGATTCTAAAGCAAAAGAATCTGATAAGGATGAACAGCTAAAAGAGGTTAATCAAAAATGGGAGGAACTGCATACTGAGTTAAAATCTTTAAGAGGAGAGCTTGACCAGGCTAGTGCAGCGGTCGCATCTCTGCAGGCTCAGACCGAGAGTGCAACCAGCAATATTGCGGTTAATAAGCAAAGGATAGAGGAACTTACTCAACGTAATAAGAATTTAGAGCTAGCTAAAATAAATCTTAACCAGCGTTTTGATTTGCAGAAAGAACGTAATCGCACTGAAAAAGAGCGTTTAGCCGGGATTGACGGAATTATTACCCAAACTGATCAAGTTATCGAAAACTACCGACAAGAAAAAGAGTCTCTTTTAGATAAAGTTAGTCTGGTTAAAAACAAAAGTAAGGATTATAAAGAAACAATATTAGAGTCAGAAAATAAGAAAGCCCATCTTCATAATGTATTAATTGAGATCCAGACTACCCTTTTAACCTTGGCTAATCGTAAAAAGAGACTTCTTCTCGATAAGGCAAAATTAGAAACTATGCTTAACGAAAATCGTCAGCGTCTTAACGAGAGCCAACAGGCCTACAGTGAAGCTGGATCTAGATTGGAAGGGCTTCAAAATAAGAAAAATAACTTAATTGCACGGAAAAAACAGATGCTATCTTTGATCGATGATACTAAGAATAGTATTTTTGATAAAGAAAAGGAATTGCTTGAGCTTAATGCATCATATGAGTTTTTAAAAGATCTAAAGGTAAAATATGAGAATTTTTCGGTTAAGAAAAAGATAACCGTTATCTTTGATGAAGAACCTAAGGATATTAATAAGCTTGTTGCTTCGATCGGTGATGTCACTTTTGTAAAAGAAGCTGGAGGCTACAGAGCTGAAATAGAAGCGAAGGTTATTTCTTTCGAAGAGAAACAACTCCAAGATAGGATAACCGCGGTTAGGGTTGAGATTGATGAACGCAATTCTCGTCTTGGTAGTTTTGAACAGGACAAGAAAAGATTGAGTGAAGATTTATCGAATGAGGTTATAGAGCTAGAAGAGGAAAAAAGAAAATTTCAGGATGCTGATCAAAGAAAGAATACCTGTCAGAGAGAATTAGACCGGCTAGAAGAAGAGGCCGAGCTGCTTACCCAAGAGACTAAAACTACGTTTGATGAAATCAGCGATTCCGAAAGAAAGCAAGCGGCGATTAGTCAAGAGGCTGATGTAGCTGAAGAGGTATTGGCTGCGGTAAATCAAGAGTTGGTTGAGGCCCAAAACACAATAAGTCAAGCCTTAGAAAGAGTTAATGAGATTGATGTTGAAACTGCCAGAAGTCATGCTCAAAAACAGTCTTTAGTCAAAGAGAAAGAAACTTTAGAATCTAACATTACCCTTTTCCAAAGTGAAATAGGTGATATTCAAAGTAACCTTAACCAGGTTGATCAAGAAAAATCCCAAAGTCTAGAGCGGGTGAATTTTTTCGGTAACGAAATAGTTGGGCTTGAACTAAAAATTACTGAGTCAACTACTGCAATTTCTCAACAGCGTCAGGTTAAGGATTCGCTAGAGAAGAAGGAACTCGGCCTGCTTCTAGAGGTGGATAAAGCTAAAGCCGGTTTGCAGATTTTTGAAAAAGAAAGACAAGAGCTGCGCACCGCTACTTATAATAAAAAATTAGAAATACAAAGTTTGGAATATGAGAAACAAAAAGTAGCTGACTATATAAAACAGGTTTATAATATTGAATTTAATTCATCAGAAATAGAGTTACCCCAGAACAGCCTAGAAGATTTAGGGTTTAGCAAGGAAAAATTTCAGAAGCGGATTAAATCTTTGGGAGAAGTAAACTTAGTTGCGATTGAAGAATTTGAGGAGTTAAAAAAACGCGAGGAGTTTTTGGAGACCCAAAAGAATGATTTAATTACTTCTAAGGATAATCTTAAAAAGGCTATTCAGAAGATTAACCGCACTTCAAAAGAGCTATTTTTAGATACTTTTAATAAGATTCAGGTGGAGTTTAAACAACACTTTAAATTTCTTTTTAACGGCGGTCGAGCAAATCTTACCTTAGTAGATCCGGAGAATGTTTTAGAGTCTGGGGTTGAAATCGAAGTCCAGCCGCCGGGCAAAAAATTACAGAATGTTTCACTTTTGTCAGGAGGTGAAAAAGCTCTAACGGCAATAAGTTTAATTTTTGCTATTTTTAAGGTAAGACCATCACCGTTGTGCGTACTTGATGAAATTGATGCCCCTTTAGATGAGGCTAATGTTGATCGATTTAACCACCTATTAAAGAAGTTTTCATCCTTCTCTCAGTTTATTCTAATCACCCACAATAAGAAGAGTATGAGCAACGCCGATGTTTTATACGGTGTTACCATGCAAGAGAAAGGCATCTCTAAATTAGTATCGGTTAAGTTTGCTGAAGATGCTGAAAAAGCTCCGGCCAGCAGGTAG
- a CDS encoding GGDEF domain-containing protein: MEEEIQRLKNELERVRSQLYVFYELTKAMRTTLRLDEIIYIILTGLTAHEGLRFNRAAIFFVNQEKKSIDGFMGIGPIDAQEAGEIWEAIEEDKKDLYDLIDNYRHVKKLTEKPKFMEFIQSLSFPLNKKSGLLFKALEKKETIHIKKKNSDKLKSDPIIEKLNLKESLILSLWIKGKPIAIMVVDNYITKQAISDNDLKTFNMFMEEAQGAIENSKDFENTLTKSHSDSLTGLWNYGYFQYKLDEELTNATSSKLPLSTMMIDLDDFKKFNDSRGHTQGDLALKKISQIIQKNCRKFDVLCRYGGEEFSLILPGSNKKDALLLGERIRKSIARSNFLESKFTVSIGISSFPEDATDKKTLIERADEALYTAKGQGKNRVVLA; encoded by the coding sequence GTGGAAGAAGAAATCCAAAGACTAAAAAATGAGCTAGAAAGGGTCCGTTCCCAACTTTACGTCTTCTATGAACTCACCAAGGCCATGCGCACGACCCTGCGCCTAGATGAAATAATCTACATCATCTTAACCGGACTCACTGCCCATGAGGGCTTAAGATTTAACCGGGCAGCTATTTTTTTCGTTAACCAAGAAAAAAAATCAATAGATGGTTTTATGGGCATTGGCCCAATTGACGCTCAAGAGGCCGGAGAAATCTGGGAAGCAATCGAAGAAGATAAAAAAGATCTCTACGACTTAATTGATAACTACCGCCACGTAAAGAAACTTACCGAAAAACCTAAATTTATGGAATTCATTCAGTCACTTAGCTTTCCGCTTAACAAAAAATCCGGCCTCCTATTTAAAGCTCTCGAAAAAAAAGAAACAATCCACATAAAAAAGAAAAATAGTGATAAGCTTAAAAGTGATCCAATAATAGAAAAACTTAACCTTAAAGAAAGTCTTATTTTGTCCCTCTGGATAAAAGGTAAACCCATAGCAATCATGGTAGTAGACAACTATATTACCAAGCAAGCCATAAGCGATAACGATCTAAAAACTTTTAATATGTTTATGGAAGAAGCCCAAGGAGCAATTGAAAACTCTAAAGATTTTGAAAATACACTTACCAAATCACACAGTGATTCTTTAACCGGCCTCTGGAACTATGGCTACTTTCAATATAAGCTCGACGAAGAGCTGACTAACGCCACCTCTTCAAAGTTACCTTTATCAACAATGATGATTGACCTGGATGACTTTAAAAAGTTTAATGATTCCCGCGGTCACACTCAAGGAGACTTAGCCTTGAAAAAAATAAGCCAGATAATTCAAAAAAACTGCCGTAAGTTTGATGTTCTTTGCCGCTACGGTGGTGAGGAATTTTCACTGATTTTGCCGGGCAGCAACAAAAAGGACGCCCTCCTCTTAGGCGAAAGAATCAGAAAATCGATAGCCAGAAGTAACTTTTTGGAAAGTAAGTTTACCGTAAGTATTGGAATCTCCTCATTCCCCGAAGATGCAACCGATAAAAAAACCCTCATTGAACGAGCCGATGAAGCCCTCTACACAGCTAAAGGCCAAGGTAAAAATCGAGTAGTTCTAGCTTAA
- a CDS encoding electron transfer flavoprotein subunit beta/FixA family protein, producing MKIVVCIKQVPDTTDVKINPETNTLIREGVASIINPFDMYAIEEAVRLKERFGGEAIVVTMGPPQAVDALREALSLGIDKAIHLSDRAFAGSDTWATSLILARAIKKIGDFDLVICGKQASDGDTAQVGPGIAAHIDLPQATYVRRIDTVHLDTTPRIMVVERLLEEGYELIELQLPAMITVVKEINEPRLPSLRGKMAARKADIPTWSNKDLAIDENRIGLIGSPTQVVKIFTPPPKEGGQMLEGEPEEIVSKLVEEIKDIL from the coding sequence ATGAAGATAGTAGTTTGCATAAAACAAGTCCCTGACACAACCGACGTTAAGATTAACCCCGAGACTAATACCTTAATCCGCGAAGGGGTTGCTTCAATTATCAATCCTTTTGATATGTATGCGATTGAGGAGGCGGTTCGTTTAAAAGAACGCTTTGGCGGAGAGGCAATCGTGGTTACCATGGGCCCGCCACAGGCTGTTGACGCTCTTCGGGAAGCCTTATCTTTAGGCATTGATAAGGCAATTCACCTTTCAGATCGGGCTTTTGCTGGTTCAGATACTTGGGCAACCAGTTTGATCTTAGCTAGGGCAATAAAGAAAATTGGAGATTTTGACTTAGTTATTTGCGGTAAACAAGCTTCAGATGGTGATACTGCTCAAGTTGGGCCGGGAATCGCTGCCCACATTGATTTACCACAAGCTACTTATGTGCGAAGGATAGATACGGTTCATCTTGATACCACTCCCAGAATAATGGTTGTTGAACGATTACTTGAGGAAGGCTATGAGTTGATAGAGTTACAGCTTCCGGCAATGATTACAGTAGTAAAAGAGATAAATGAACCACGACTTCCTTCTCTGCGTGGGAAGATGGCAGCCAGAAAGGCGGATATTCCTACTTGGAGTAATAAAGATTTAGCTATTGATGAGAACAGAATAGGCTTGATCGGTTCGCCGACTCAAGTAGTTAAAATATTCACTCCGCCGCCTAAGGAAGGTGGCCAAATGCTTGAAGGTGAGCCTGAGGAGATTGTTAGCAAGCTAGTTGAGGAAATCAAAGATATATTATGA
- a CDS encoding electron transfer flavoprotein subunit alpha translates to MSGIRVIQDKCVGCGLCLKVCPTTAITLSDKKAVIDLDKCTLCGACLDSCSFKAIIIERQAVVIEEDISQYKGVWVFAEQRDGVVSSVAFELLNKARQLANDLGTYVGAIFLGEAITDKAQELIYRGADKVFVIDSPALKHYIAENYTKAIAGLVGKYKPEIILAGATTTGRSLVSRIAVGIYAGLTADCTGLDIDKEKKILIQTRPAFGGNIMAQIISPNFRPQMATVRHKVMPESERDSKRTGEIIEESFDEKGKDERIKFLDFIKETIATVNLSEADIIVSGGRGLGDQKNFALVEELAEALGAAVGSSRACVDAGWIPYSHQVGQTGRTVCPKIYIACGISGQIQHLVGMQSAKVIIAINKDPDAPIFKVANYGIVGDLFKVIPLLIKKIREIHGK, encoded by the coding sequence ATGAGTGGTATAAGAGTAATTCAAGATAAATGTGTTGGCTGTGGGCTCTGCTTGAAAGTTTGTCCGACCACAGCGATTACGCTATCTGATAAAAAAGCAGTTATTGATTTAGATAAATGTACTCTTTGCGGAGCTTGTCTGGATAGCTGTAGTTTTAAGGCAATTATAATTGAACGTCAAGCGGTAGTAATTGAGGAAGATATTTCTCAATATAAGGGGGTTTGGGTTTTTGCTGAACAAAGAGATGGGGTTGTTTCCTCGGTTGCTTTTGAGCTGCTCAACAAGGCCCGTCAGTTAGCAAACGATTTGGGAACTTATGTCGGAGCAATATTCTTAGGAGAAGCTATAACCGATAAGGCTCAAGAGCTTATTTATCGTGGGGCTGATAAGGTATTTGTAATTGACTCACCGGCGCTTAAGCATTATATTGCCGAGAATTATACTAAGGCAATTGCTGGCTTAGTCGGAAAGTACAAGCCGGAGATTATCTTAGCCGGAGCAACCACAACCGGAAGAAGCCTGGTTTCAAGGATTGCCGTTGGTATTTATGCTGGCTTAACTGCTGATTGTACTGGCTTAGATATTGATAAAGAAAAAAAGATTTTAATCCAAACCCGGCCAGCCTTTGGTGGAAACATTATGGCTCAGATTATTTCACCTAACTTTCGGCCTCAGATGGCGACAGTTAGGCACAAAGTGATGCCGGAATCTGAGCGTGACTCTAAAAGAACTGGTGAAATTATCGAGGAATCATTTGACGAAAAGGGCAAGGATGAAAGGATAAAATTTCTCGACTTCATCAAAGAAACCATTGCTACGGTTAACTTATCCGAGGCTGACATTATTGTTTCTGGCGGCCGAGGCTTAGGCGATCAAAAGAACTTTGCCTTGGTAGAAGAGTTAGCTGAGGCGCTCGGTGCTGCAGTCGGTTCGTCTCGAGCCTGCGTGGACGCTGGCTGGATTCCTTATTCGCATCAAGTCGGACAAACCGGAAGAACGGTTTGCCCTAAGATTTATATTGCTTGTGGCATATCTGGTCAAATCCAGCATTTGGTTGGAATGCAGTCGGCAAAAGTAATCATTGCTATCAATAAAGACCCGGACGCACCGATTTTTAAAGTTGCTAATTATGGCATCGTTGGAGACCTATTTAAGGTGATCCCACTTTTAATTAAAAAAATTCGGGAAATTCACGGTAAATAG